Proteins co-encoded in one Romeriopsis navalis LEGE 11480 genomic window:
- a CDS encoding TIGR04168 family protein — protein MTASPPSLRIAIVGDVHNQWDEADHRTLEALGVDLVLFVGDFGNEAVNIVRQISQLALPKAVVMGNHDAWYSATSWGKQRCPYDRTQEDWVQQQLDLLGDSHVGYGCKDFPDLGVSVIGARPFSWGGAHWKYSKFYKERFGIHSFQESTKRIVQSMAAATSEHLLVIAHNGPTGLGDQPRDPVGKDWGDDPGGDYGDPDLTAAIAQAPSLGKQIPLVTFGHMHHSLRQPKGAARRTYHRTDQTFYCNAACVPRVRELQGETLRHFALVEIAAGQLQRAAQAWVNIAGQVVAESIDYSAPDATRRN, from the coding sequence ATGACTGCATCTCCCCCGAGCCTCCGCATCGCCATCGTCGGTGATGTCCATAACCAATGGGACGAAGCTGACCACCGCACCCTGGAAGCGCTAGGGGTAGATCTTGTCCTATTTGTCGGTGATTTTGGCAACGAAGCCGTGAACATTGTGCGGCAAATTAGCCAGTTGGCGCTGCCGAAGGCCGTGGTCATGGGCAATCACGATGCTTGGTATAGCGCGACATCTTGGGGCAAACAGCGCTGCCCCTACGATCGGACCCAAGAGGACTGGGTGCAGCAGCAGTTGGATTTGCTCGGGGATAGCCATGTCGGCTATGGCTGTAAGGATTTCCCCGATTTAGGCGTGAGTGTGATCGGCGCGCGGCCATTTAGCTGGGGCGGGGCGCACTGGAAATACAGCAAGTTTTACAAAGAGCGGTTTGGGATTCACAGCTTCCAGGAATCGACCAAACGGATTGTCCAATCCATGGCCGCCGCAACTTCGGAGCATTTGTTGGTCATCGCCCATAATGGCCCGACGGGTTTAGGCGATCAGCCGCGCGATCCGGTGGGCAAAGACTGGGGCGATGATCCAGGGGGGGACTACGGCGACCCCGATTTGACTGCGGCGATCGCCCAAGCCCCCAGCCTCGGCAAACAGATCCCGCTGGTGACCTTTGGCCATATGCACCACAGTCTGCGACAGCCCAAAGGAGCCGCGCGACGCACCTATCACCGCACGGATCAAACCTTCTACTGCAATGCGGCCTGTGTCCCCCGGGTGAGAGAATTGCAGGGCGAAACCCTGCGGCATTTTGCCTTAGTCGAAATCGCGGCGGGCCAGCTCCAACGCGCCGCCCAAGCCTGGGTGAATATCGCGGGTCAAGTCGTGGCAGAGTCGATCGATTACAGCGCCCCTGACGCAACCCGCCGCAACTGA
- the hemC gene encoding hydroxymethylbilane synthase: MSSTRTIRIASRKSQLALVQTHWVRDELSKAFPDITFEIASMSTKGDKILDAPLAKIGDKGLFTKELEVQMIDGRADFAVHSLKDLPTNLPEGLMLGCVTEREDPADALVVHEKCKAYQLETLPEGSVIGTSSLRRLAQLRHHYPHLKFKDVRGNLNTRLAKLDDGEYDGLILAYAGLHRLGFGDRIHQSIPPEISLHAVGQGALGIECRDGDEETLKVIKALEHTPTAQRCHAERAFLRELEGGCQVPIGVNTTIDGDNLLLKGLVSTLDGSKLIQDEISGPATEADALGTKLAGMLKEQGAGEILQHIFDTVGRG, encoded by the coding sequence ATGTCCTCAACCCGCACGATTCGTATCGCTTCCCGCAAAAGCCAGCTAGCGCTGGTGCAGACCCATTGGGTGCGGGACGAGTTATCCAAAGCCTTCCCTGACATCACCTTTGAAATTGCCAGTATGAGCACCAAGGGGGACAAAATCCTCGATGCCCCCCTGGCGAAGATTGGCGATAAGGGCTTATTTACCAAAGAACTGGAAGTCCAGATGATCGATGGCCGCGCCGATTTTGCGGTGCATTCGTTGAAGGATTTGCCGACGAATCTGCCGGAAGGTTTGATGCTGGGCTGTGTGACAGAGCGCGAAGATCCCGCCGATGCCTTGGTTGTGCATGAGAAGTGCAAAGCTTATCAGCTCGAAACCTTACCCGAGGGATCGGTGATTGGCACATCTTCACTGCGACGTTTGGCGCAGCTCCGTCACCACTATCCCCACCTAAAGTTCAAGGATGTGCGCGGCAACTTAAATACCCGTCTGGCAAAGCTGGATGATGGGGAATATGATGGCTTGATTCTGGCTTACGCTGGTCTGCACCGTTTGGGCTTTGGCGATCGCATTCACCAGTCGATCCCACCCGAGATTTCGCTCCATGCCGTGGGCCAAGGCGCACTCGGAATTGAGTGTCGCGATGGCGACGAGGAAACGCTGAAAGTGATCAAAGCCCTGGAGCATACACCAACGGCGCAACGCTGCCATGCAGAGCGGGCGTTCTTGCGCGAGCTAGAAGGCGGTTGTCAGGTGCCGATCGGCGTCAATACAACGATCGACGGCGACAACCTGTTGCTGAAAGGGTTGGTTTCGACATTGGACGGCAGCAAACTGATCCAAGATGAAATTTCCGGTCCGGCAACCGAAGCCGACGCGCTCGGCACAAAGCTAGCGGGAATGCTAAAGGAGCAAGGTGCGGGTGAAATCTTGCAACATATTTTCGACACGGTTGGTCGTGGCTAG